TGAAGCCCAAATGGCAATTCATTATCCATCAATTTCATAGCAAGTTCTGGTTGTTGTTCAATAGAAAAATGCATCGCCTCTTTATAGTCCGGAATATTCAAACGCTTTTTTAATCTATTAACCTCCAGCGACCAAAAAACATCTTCATTAAAAAACTTACTATCATTGTTGGCATTATAAAAATCAATTAGGTCCCGTTCCGTTTTACATAAATTATAAAATTTCTCGGTCCTTCTTAAAGAAAAACCGCCATTCCCCACACGATTATAAAACTGCAGCAGTGTGGGCTGATTACTGTTTGCCTGTTTTCTGTTAAAACGGTAGTGTAGATGAGACCTGATTTTTCTCTTCCATTTATACCGCTCTACCCACGGAGCACCAATATAATCAAACCCCTGGCGGCACCAAAATTGCAATTCATCTTTGAATACAAAAGCATCAGTTTGGTA
The sequence above is a segment of the Niabella agricola genome. Coding sequences within it:
- a CDS encoding DUF5672 family protein, with the protein product MSNKVAVVIPVYKTVLKEYEEISLTQCCKVLGAHHLFLIKPEELDHAIYTPFFRNSKFYTESFSSHFFKDIKGYNNLMLSAEFYQRFSNYDFILIYQTDAFVFKDELQFWCRQGFDYIGAPWVERYKWKRKIRSHLHYRFNRKQANSNQPTLLQFYNRVGNGGFSLRRTEKFYNLCKTERDLIDFYNANNDSKFFNEDVFWSLEVNRLKKRLNIPDYKEAMHFSIEQQPELAMKLMDNELPFGLHGINIYPDFWRPYIHRAGYLKF